A genomic window from Nicotiana sylvestris chromosome 11, ASM39365v2, whole genome shotgun sequence includes:
- the LOC104211922 gene encoding nectarin-1, which produces MAAFGINSKIFQIMEMTILFLLAISIDRYCFAADEDMLQDVCVADINSMVKVNGFPCKTNFTAADFSSLAISKPGATNNKFGSVVTTANVEKFPGLNTLGVSLARIDYAPGGINPPHTHPRASEMVFVMEGELDVGFITTANVLVSKQITKGEVFVFPRGLVHFQKNNGKVPAAVISAFNSQLPGTPSIPTTLFGASPTVPDDILAQTFQISTEDVQQIKSKFASAKKF; this is translated from the exons ATGGCTGCCTTTGGAATTAATAGTAAGATATTTCAAATTATGGAGATGACGATACTATTTTTGTTAGCCATTAGCATAGACAGATATTGTTTTGCGGCAGATGAGGACATGCTCCAAGATGTTTGTGTTGCTGATATCAACTCAA TGGTGAAGGTGAACGGTTTCCCTTGCAAGACGAATTTCACGGCGGCAGATTTCTCGTCGTTGGCCATTTCAAAGCCTGGAGCCACAAACAACAAATTTGGTTCGGTAGTAACAACAGCAAATGTTGAGAAATTTCCTGGGCTTAACACACTTGGTGTATCCCTCGCTCGAATTGACTATGCCCCTGGTGGTATTAACCCACCCCACACCCACCCACGTGCCTCCGAAATGGTCTTTGTTATGGAAGGTGAATTGGATGTTGGTTTCATTACTACTGCCAATGTACTGGTCTCTAAGCAAATTACAAAGGGCGAAGTTTTTGTTTTTCCTAGAGGACTTGTACATTTCCAGAAAAATAACGGCAAAGTTCCAGCAGCTGTTATTTCTGCTTTCAATAGCCAGCTGCCTGGTACTCCGTCCATTCCAACAACTTTATTTGGAGCTTCACCAACTGTGCCAGATGATATATTGGCTCAAACATTCCAAATTAGTACTGAGGATGTTCAGCAGATCAAGTCAAAGTTTGCATCTGCCAAGAAATTTTAA